One genomic region from Bacillus sp. SLBN-46 encodes:
- a CDS encoding mechanosensitive ion channel family protein encodes MDSFVLAFSMSSLDYDMLKNLGISIVILLLFILFRNLFTKYVFQLILKLSRKTPTDFFTQIFLSFERPLGWAFIIVGLYVAMDYFPFVEQHNALFLKFLRSMVIVLITWGLFNLSSPTSGILISVNQKINNKIDLILLPFISRTIRVILIAISITIIGQEFNYDVNGLVAGLGLGGLAFALAAKEAVGNLIGGIVIVTEKPFSIGEWILTPSVEGTVEDINFRSTKVRTFSQALVTVPNSTLANEPITNWSRMGKRRINFHLGINYKTTKDQIVRVVRRMEEMLKTHEDIHPDTIMVAFDHYNDSSLDILIYFFTNTIVWAEHVKIKHEINLEIMGILEDEGVEVAFPSRTIYVTPESNELLQTVGSLE; translated from the coding sequence ATGGATTCATTTGTACTGGCTTTTTCAATGTCGTCATTAGACTATGATATGTTAAAAAATTTAGGGATTTCTATTGTGATTTTGCTGTTGTTTATTCTTTTTAGAAACCTATTTACTAAGTATGTGTTTCAGTTGATTCTAAAGCTGTCTAGAAAAACACCTACTGATTTCTTTACGCAAATCTTTTTAAGTTTCGAACGTCCGTTAGGGTGGGCATTTATTATTGTAGGTTTATATGTAGCAATGGATTACTTCCCGTTTGTCGAACAACATAATGCGTTATTTTTAAAATTTTTACGTTCGATGGTCATTGTGTTAATTACTTGGGGATTGTTTAATTTGTCCTCTCCTACTTCGGGGATATTAATCAGCGTGAACCAGAAGATCAACAATAAAATTGACTTGATTCTTCTTCCGTTTATTTCAAGAACCATCCGTGTCATCCTTATTGCGATTAGTATCACGATTATTGGTCAGGAATTTAATTATGATGTAAATGGCCTGGTTGCAGGTCTTGGATTAGGTGGATTGGCCTTTGCTTTAGCTGCCAAAGAAGCGGTAGGGAACCTAATTGGTGGGATCGTCATTGTCACAGAGAAACCTTTTTCAATTGGAGAATGGATTTTAACCCCTAGCGTGGAGGGGACAGTTGAAGATATAAATTTCCGAAGCACGAAAGTAAGAACGTTTAGTCAAGCACTCGTCACCGTTCCCAATTCAACCCTGGCAAACGAACCCATTACCAATTGGAGCCGTATGGGGAAAAGACGGATCAATTTCCACTTAGGCATTAACTATAAAACGACTAAAGACCAAATTGTAAGAGTGGTTCGACGAATGGAAGAGATGTTGAAGACTCATGAAGACATTCATCCGGATACGATCATGGTTGCATTTGATCATTATAATGATAGCAGTCTCGATATTCTTATCTATTTCTTCACCAATACGATCGTTTGGGCAGAACACGTAAAAATTAAACATGAAATCAACTTAGAAATCATGGGGATTTTAGAGGATGAAGGAGTAGAAGTTGCCTTCCCAAGCCGAACGATTTACGTTACTCCAGAATCAAATGAATTATTGCAAACAGTGGGTTCTTTAGAATAA
- a CDS encoding M20 family peptidase has product MNKRKLASLIIVGLLLLFIIVTGFNTLTLKSKQPSPMPVKTVINQDEAVAHLSKAITFKTVSYQDRSKFDFNEFSKFIDFLQESFPTVYKNLEFERVNDYALVYKWKGSDSSKLPIGLTSHYDVVPVLTGTEANWEQDPFSGKVVDEKIWGRGTLDDKIGVIGILQAVDYLLAEGFKPDRDMYFMFGFDEEIGGDEGASAIVNTLKERGITFDYVLDEGGAIVENMVPGVEQPVGVVGISEKGSATAELIIEGSGGHSSQPKDHTNIGRIASAISKLEDTQFKGDLRGPGEDMFEFVAPEMSFGMKYVFANKAIFEPVIEKILLQQPASAALIRTTIAPTIFQAGEQYNALPEKASAIINLRVMPGDSLRGIKSFIEDTIDDKDIDVKITGNEASKVSSVNGWQFKSIQQAARNVYQDAVVAPYLMFAGSDARQYDPIAKNTYRFLPVQITSEDLNRMHGTNEHVSIENYMNAIKFYVEVMKEANK; this is encoded by the coding sequence ATGAACAAGAGAAAGCTGGCTTCACTTATAATCGTTGGTTTGTTACTTTTATTTATTATTGTAACCGGTTTCAATACACTAACTTTAAAATCAAAGCAACCCTCTCCTATGCCAGTCAAAACAGTGATTAACCAGGATGAAGCAGTCGCGCATCTATCAAAAGCCATCACGTTCAAAACCGTTTCCTATCAAGACCGTAGTAAATTTGATTTCAATGAGTTTAGTAAGTTTATTGATTTTTTACAAGAGAGCTTTCCGACCGTCTATAAAAATCTAGAATTTGAAAGAGTAAACGATTACGCCCTCGTCTATAAATGGAAGGGCAGTGATTCTAGCAAACTTCCCATCGGATTAACGAGCCATTATGATGTGGTCCCCGTGTTAACAGGAACCGAAGCCAATTGGGAGCAGGACCCTTTTAGCGGTAAGGTGGTCGACGAAAAGATTTGGGGCCGGGGGACATTGGATGACAAGATTGGCGTCATTGGTATTTTACAAGCAGTCGATTATCTATTAGCCGAAGGCTTCAAGCCGGACCGCGACATGTACTTCATGTTTGGGTTTGATGAGGAAATCGGCGGGGATGAAGGTGCGAGTGCTATTGTAAACACCTTGAAAGAAAGAGGGATAACGTTTGACTATGTGTTAGACGAAGGTGGGGCCATTGTTGAAAACATGGTGCCTGGTGTGGAGCAGCCAGTCGGTGTCGTTGGGATTTCAGAGAAGGGCTCTGCCACTGCAGAATTAATCATTGAAGGCAGTGGCGGACACTCGTCGCAGCCGAAGGATCACACCAATATCGGCCGAATCGCCAGTGCTATTAGTAAATTGGAAGATACCCAGTTTAAAGGGGACCTGAGGGGTCCAGGAGAAGACATGTTTGAATTTGTGGCACCCGAAATGAGCTTTGGAATGAAATATGTATTTGCTAACAAAGCTATTTTTGAACCGGTGATTGAAAAAATCCTATTGCAGCAGCCTGCATCCGCTGCGTTAATTCGAACCACCATCGCCCCGACGATTTTTCAGGCAGGTGAACAATACAATGCCCTACCGGAAAAGGCATCTGCCATTATTAATCTTCGGGTGATGCCTGGTGATTCCTTAAGGGGGATAAAAAGTTTTATAGAAGATACAATTGACGACAAAGACATTGATGTAAAAATCACAGGCAATGAGGCCTCCAAGGTATCATCAGTGAACGGCTGGCAATTTAAGTCGATCCAACAGGCTGCGAGAAATGTGTATCAGGATGCTGTCGTTGCGCCTTACTTAATGTTTGCTGGATCCGATGCACGGCAATATGACCCAATCGCGAAAAACACCTATCGTTTCTTGCCTGTACAAATTACTTCTGAAGATCTCAACCGGATGCATGGGACAAACGAACATGTCAGCATCGAAAACTATATGAACGCCATTAAGTTTTATGTGGAAGTGATGAAAGAGGCAAATAAATAA
- a CDS encoding LacI family DNA-binding transcriptional regulator: MTNIRDLAKMAGVSVTTVSRVLNQHPYVSEDKRNAVLEAIKQTNYQQNINAVHLSMGKTFLVGVVVPYINHPYFSLLLKGMASEALKHNYKLVLFQTNYDETRELEALQMLKQKQIDALIICSRKTRWTTISDYLTFGPIILCEDTRGRPVSSTFVDHYKSFMTALEYLYDKGHRNLGYCIGRKSGRNSFYREKAFKDFVTKHDLPFHSTNIFDHCLNFEDGERVIERISDMSEPPSALLVTSDEVAAGIVTCAQTRGLSIPDDLAIIGFNNQPIAKMMNITTMEIPLVDIGKKLFLQGINDTNKVSHQEISVTLIERKTV; this comes from the coding sequence ATGACAAACATTAGGGATCTCGCCAAGATGGCTGGCGTTTCTGTGACTACTGTGTCTCGTGTGTTAAACCAGCATCCTTATGTGAGTGAGGATAAACGAAACGCGGTGCTGGAAGCCATCAAACAAACGAATTACCAGCAAAATATCAATGCGGTCCATTTGAGTATGGGGAAAACCTTTCTTGTTGGTGTCGTTGTTCCTTATATTAACCATCCCTATTTTTCGTTGTTATTGAAGGGAATGGCAAGTGAGGCATTGAAACACAACTACAAACTAGTTCTTTTTCAGACCAACTATGATGAAACAAGAGAATTAGAAGCCTTACAAATGCTGAAACAAAAGCAAATAGATGCACTGATTATTTGTTCCCGTAAAACCAGGTGGACGACGATTTCTGACTACCTGACTTTTGGCCCGATAATTTTATGTGAAGATACGAGAGGGAGGCCCGTTTCGTCCACCTTTGTAGACCACTATAAAAGCTTTATGACTGCACTAGAATATTTATATGACAAAGGGCATCGGAACCTTGGTTATTGTATCGGACGTAAATCTGGTAGGAACAGCTTTTATCGAGAGAAGGCCTTTAAAGATTTTGTCACCAAACATGATTTGCCTTTTCATTCCACTAATATTTTTGACCACTGTTTGAATTTTGAGGATGGAGAACGGGTTATTGAGCGGATTTCAGACATGTCGGAACCGCCGTCTGCACTGTTGGTGACCAGTGATGAAGTTGCAGCAGGAATTGTTACCTGTGCCCAAACCCGAGGGTTATCTATCCCCGACGACCTTGCAATTATCGGCTTCAACAACCAACCGATTGCCAAAATGATGAATATCACCACGATGGAAATTCCGCTTGTGGATATAGGCAAAAAACTCTTTTTACAAGGTATTAATGATACTAACAAGGTCTCTCATCAAGAAATATCCGTTACCTTAATTGAACGGAAGACCGTCTAA
- a CDS encoding Cof-type HAD-IIB family hydrolase — MQKPIVFFDIDGTILNEDKVIPESTKTAIRLLQEKGIHTVIATGRVPKMFYWILKELNINSYVAMNGQYVVFEGQEIYSNPIDSDVLQSLSTMTESNGHALAYCSHLDYKVSERNHPYIESGFDSLMMAYPEVDPEYFKRWSIFQGHLYCEAQYEQIYAERFPEFSFVKWHEYAYDILPKGASKAVGIQKMLEALEMKIEHSYAFGDGLNDLEMLSTIGTGVAMGNAVPEAKAVADLVTTSNCNDGILRGLIQLGLLEEELAVK; from the coding sequence ATGCAAAAACCAATTGTATTTTTCGATATTGATGGAACGATTTTAAATGAAGATAAAGTGATTCCAGAGTCCACGAAGACCGCCATTCGTCTGCTCCAGGAAAAAGGGATTCATACGGTCATTGCCACAGGTCGTGTTCCAAAAATGTTTTATTGGATTCTGAAGGAATTAAATATTAACTCATATGTAGCGATGAATGGACAGTATGTAGTGTTTGAGGGACAGGAGATTTACTCGAATCCTATTGATTCTGATGTCCTGCAATCTCTATCCACTATGACCGAAAGCAATGGACATGCCCTAGCCTACTGTAGCCATCTCGATTACAAGGTGAGTGAAAGAAACCATCCGTATATTGAGTCTGGTTTTGATTCTTTGATGATGGCTTACCCTGAAGTGGACCCAGAGTATTTTAAACGGTGGTCTATTTTTCAAGGACATCTATACTGTGAAGCCCAATATGAACAAATATATGCGGAACGTTTTCCGGAATTTAGTTTCGTCAAATGGCATGAGTATGCGTACGACATCCTGCCAAAAGGAGCTTCCAAGGCCGTTGGTATTCAAAAGATGCTTGAGGCATTAGAGATGAAAATTGAGCATAGCTATGCCTTTGGAGATGGATTGAACGATTTGGAGATGCTCTCTACTATTGGAACCGGAGTTGCTATGGGGAATGCTGTTCCTGAGGCAAAAGCAGTTGCGGATTTAGTGACAACCTCGAATTGTAATGATGGCATCCTCCGTGGATTGATCCAGCTTGGACTTTTAGAGGAAGAGCTTGCCGTCAAATAA
- a CDS encoding histidine phosphatase family protein, with protein MNLYVIRHGESEHNIDRTVMAHTHDSQHSLTDLGFHQVRKTAEFMKSILNEKTVVYSSPYLRTIQTAQAVHSLLPEQVPFHENPLIREWELGNLYDFSNRPPEKKKEFKAAGQFYFRYENGESLADVYLRATMFMHTVIERVKRQQRYENVVIVTHAAFIQMLLTFLMNWPIDELTGFKPVENASVIKINETNGDYEYEKIFVPSVN; from the coding sequence TTGAATTTATATGTAATCCGGCATGGGGAATCTGAGCATAACATCGATCGAACGGTGATGGCGCATACCCATGACTCACAGCATTCGTTGACAGATCTAGGGTTTCATCAAGTTCGAAAAACGGCTGAATTTATGAAATCCATCCTAAATGAAAAGACAGTAGTTTATAGTTCGCCCTATTTACGCACGATCCAAACAGCCCAAGCGGTTCATTCGCTGCTACCAGAACAAGTTCCCTTTCACGAGAATCCGTTAATTAGAGAATGGGAATTAGGTAATCTTTATGATTTCAGCAATCGTCCACCAGAGAAAAAGAAGGAATTCAAAGCAGCAGGCCAATTTTATTTTCGCTATGAAAATGGGGAGTCATTGGCCGATGTGTACTTACGTGCAACGATGTTCATGCACACCGTCATAGAGCGTGTAAAGCGGCAGCAACGGTATGAAAATGTTGTTATTGTTACCCATGCAGCCTTTATTCAAATGCTGTTAACCTTCCTGATGAATTGGCCAATAGACGAACTAACTGGCTTTAAGCCCGTAGAAAATGCGTCGGTTATCAAAATAAACGAAACCAATGGCGACTACGAGTATGAAAAGATTTTTGTGCCTTCAGTAAATTAA
- a CDS encoding HXXEE domain-containing protein, which translates to MLEWLNTNLSIETVIWLFPLTFLLHDFEEIIFVEAWFQKNYAKVINRVPAKARGLFEGMSQTTAARFSIPVVLQLVMYIIASYMAVEQQLFGLVVGFNVLLFLHVFTHIGQALFFRTYALGVGTAILITVPYSLYLFYRLLHDEIINFGDIVLNAPYGLVTILIVLIGHRIAPKLLPSVKR; encoded by the coding sequence ATGTTGGAATGGCTTAATACGAATCTAAGTATAGAAACAGTCATTTGGTTATTTCCGCTTACATTTTTATTACACGATTTTGAAGAAATCATTTTTGTAGAAGCTTGGTTTCAGAAAAATTATGCAAAGGTCATCAATCGGGTACCAGCAAAGGCGAGAGGCTTATTTGAGGGTATGTCGCAAACCACGGCAGCCAGATTTTCCATCCCAGTTGTATTGCAACTTGTCATGTATATAATTGCATCCTATATGGCAGTGGAGCAGCAATTATTTGGGTTAGTGGTCGGATTTAATGTTCTCTTGTTTCTTCATGTATTCACACATATTGGGCAGGCTCTCTTTTTTCGAACATATGCATTAGGTGTGGGGACGGCCATTTTGATTACCGTACCTTACTCACTATATCTATTTTACCGGCTTCTTCATGATGAGATTATTAATTTTGGGGATATCGTTTTAAATGCTCCTTACGGTTTAGTGACGATTTTAATCGTATTAATCGGGCACAGAATAGCCCCGAAATTACTTCCTTCTGTAAAAAGATGA
- a CDS encoding MBL fold metallo-hydrolase: protein MLEKFHSKHFTLEKVREGIYAAMAKEGGGAVGNAGFVDLGDQTLVFDTFNTQQAAEDLNKMAVQVTKRPVTWVINSHWHGDHIRGNQVFKESTIISSQTTYEKMKDLHPARIDKQKSDIEGLKNYIQSLKLKLGEAYDEKLQQQIHFLGEMEVSLPTLELVLPHQTFTDEITFTGSERSALLFTLGGGHSYCDAVLYIPEEKVAFMGDLLFVNSQPSLFEESNPEKWIQILRKVEEMDIETAIPGHGTVGTKGDFQKVIEYLENR from the coding sequence ATGCTAGAAAAATTTCATAGCAAGCATTTTACGCTTGAAAAAGTCCGAGAAGGAATTTATGCGGCCATGGCAAAAGAAGGCGGCGGTGCAGTCGGAAACGCCGGGTTTGTAGATTTAGGAGATCAGACTCTTGTATTTGATACCTTTAACACCCAACAAGCGGCGGAAGACTTAAACAAGATGGCCGTTCAAGTAACGAAGAGACCTGTCACATGGGTGATTAATAGTCATTGGCATGGAGACCACATCCGAGGGAACCAGGTTTTCAAGGAAAGTACCATTATTTCGAGTCAAACCACCTATGAAAAAATGAAGGACCTTCATCCTGCGAGAATTGATAAGCAGAAAAGTGATATCGAAGGTCTGAAAAATTATATTCAGTCACTAAAGCTGAAATTAGGTGAGGCATATGATGAAAAGTTACAGCAGCAGATTCATTTTTTAGGCGAAATGGAAGTGTCTTTACCCACATTGGAATTAGTGTTACCTCATCAGACATTTACAGATGAAATCACTTTTACAGGAAGCGAAAGAAGCGCTCTTCTATTTACATTGGGTGGCGGACATTCCTACTGTGATGCTGTTCTTTATATTCCAGAGGAAAAAGTAGCCTTCATGGGTGATTTGTTATTCGTGAATTCACAGCCATCCCTGTTTGAGGAGTCAAATCCTGAGAAGTGGATTCAGATTTTGAGGAAAGTTGAGGAGATGGATATTGAAACAGCAATTCCTGGACATGGAACAGTTGGAACAAAAGGAGATTTCCAAAAGGTTATCGAATATTTAGAGAATCGATAG
- a CDS encoding DedA family protein yields MVQSLNHLIEHYGYFGIIIALIGGIVGLPIPDEVLLTFVGYNVFQEKMSYFPSLLCAFIGAFGGITLSYLLGIKLGLPFLQKFGPKLHITEERVGKTRKLFMKFGPFLLIIGYFIPGVRHVTAYLAGINNYSYKKFALFAYSGAMTWCFTFITLGKALGENWIHVGAYLSRYSLYVLFVLLLGAILFFTFRRKKRVLS; encoded by the coding sequence ATAGTGCAATCTTTGAATCATCTCATTGAACATTATGGATATTTTGGTATCATTATTGCCTTAATTGGTGGGATTGTAGGACTACCCATACCGGATGAAGTCCTGCTTACTTTTGTTGGCTATAATGTTTTTCAGGAGAAAATGTCTTATTTCCCCTCCCTTTTATGTGCATTTATCGGTGCATTCGGCGGGATTACGCTAAGTTATCTTTTAGGGATTAAACTAGGTCTCCCATTCTTACAAAAGTTTGGTCCAAAGCTTCATATAACAGAAGAAAGAGTCGGCAAGACTAGAAAATTATTTATGAAGTTCGGACCCTTTCTGCTGATCATCGGCTACTTTATTCCTGGTGTAAGGCATGTGACGGCCTATCTTGCGGGGATTAATAATTATTCTTATAAAAAGTTTGCCTTATTTGCCTATTCTGGTGCCATGACTTGGTGCTTTACTTTTATTACGCTCGGAAAAGCGTTAGGAGAGAATTGGATTCATGTCGGCGCCTATCTTTCGAGATATAGTCTCTATGTTCTCTTCGTACTCCTTCTTGGCGCTATATTATTTTTTACCTTTCGGAGGAAGAAAAGAGTTTTGAGCTAA
- a CDS encoding NRDE family protein → MCLILLAYKVHPQYPLIVVANRDEFYQRQTAPIHYWEDVPTVLAGRDLEKMGTWMGVTTSGRFAALTNYRNPKEVTTGKQSRGELVADALKYDGDLKEYMQGLANRQQQYPGYNLLAGDAKELYYYSNIGRELQKLEHGIYGVSNHLLNTEWPKVERGKKGLSHIITENRKNLVEELMVLLQHAETAPDESLPNTGVSLEWERLLSPLFIQSEHYGTRSSTVLLLSEKEMEYVERVFSDGEVSERSYRVDL, encoded by the coding sequence ATGTGTTTAATATTATTAGCCTACAAAGTTCATCCGCAATATCCATTAATCGTCGTCGCTAACCGAGATGAATTTTATCAACGTCAAACTGCACCGATTCATTATTGGGAGGACGTCCCTACCGTCCTTGCAGGCCGTGATTTAGAGAAGATGGGCACGTGGATGGGAGTTACCACTTCTGGAAGATTTGCGGCGTTAACCAATTATCGCAATCCAAAGGAAGTAACCACAGGCAAGCAATCCCGCGGGGAATTAGTGGCAGATGCTTTAAAATATGATGGCGATTTGAAGGAGTACATGCAGGGGTTAGCTAATCGTCAACAGCAGTATCCAGGTTATAACTTATTAGCGGGTGATGCGAAAGAGCTCTATTATTATTCCAATATTGGACGGGAGCTTCAAAAGCTGGAACATGGCATCTATGGTGTCAGTAATCATTTGTTAAATACCGAATGGCCGAAGGTGGAAAGAGGAAAGAAAGGTTTGTCCCATATCATCACAGAGAATCGAAAAAACCTGGTTGAGGAGCTGATGGTGCTTCTTCAACATGCAGAAACTGCCCCAGATGAGTCTCTTCCAAACACAGGTGTATCGTTAGAGTGGGAAAGATTACTTTCTCCATTGTTTATTCAAAGCGAACACTATGGGACACGGAGTTCCACCGTTTTGTTATTGTCAGAAAAAGAGATGGAATATGTGGAGCGGGTATTTTCTGATGGTGAGGTAAGTGAACGGAGCTATAGGGTGGACCTTTAA
- a CDS encoding DinB family protein, with translation MMNYTRQTTLDEVKDLTVKELDFLFDEEANSIGMLLAHMASVEKTYQIVTFENRDLTDEEESALNPALDLGKNAREQIKGNTLEYYLEKLELVRNETIATFKTLPDEWLFEQAPFWWDRPANNYFKWFHVFEDELSHRGQIRLIKKMLRKCKESIK, from the coding sequence ATGATGAACTATACCAGGCAAACAACCTTAGATGAAGTAAAAGACTTAACCGTAAAAGAACTAGATTTTCTCTTTGATGAAGAAGCTAATTCCATTGGAATGCTATTAGCACACATGGCTTCGGTTGAAAAAACATACCAGATTGTAACGTTTGAAAACCGGGACCTAACAGATGAAGAGGAAAGTGCTCTTAATCCTGCATTAGATTTAGGAAAAAATGCTAGAGAGCAGATTAAAGGGAACACGCTTGAATATTACCTTGAAAAATTAGAACTGGTGAGAAACGAGACGATTGCCACATTTAAAACGCTGCCAGATGAATGGTTATTTGAGCAAGCGCCGTTTTGGTGGGATCGTCCAGCTAATAATTACTTTAAGTGGTTTCATGTGTTTGAGGATGAGCTGAGTCACAGAGGGCAAATACGCCTGATTAAAAAGATGCTTCGGAAGTGTAAGGAATCAATTAAATAG
- a CDS encoding DUF3934 domain-containing protein: MSKAKAKAKSGIGRGTGKKGWNRWQTSANKAKSAKPYVSKGTKRAADEKNADQSSDK, encoded by the coding sequence ATGAGTAAAGCGAAAGCAAAAGCGAAAAGTGGAATAGGTAGGGGTACAGGTAAAAAAGGCTGGAACCGTTGGCAAACTAGCGCTAATAAAGCAAAAAGCGCCAAGCCCTATGTCAGCAAAGGGACTAAAAGAGCGGCGGATGAAAAAAATGCCGATCAATCTTCCGATAAATAG
- a CDS encoding phosphatase PAP2 family protein: MTRELLEFFYGFDCRVLQKVNHHFDKKLLNLFFRLVTRLGGADLTISLTLILMLLSSGEAKLTAISSALALSASHIPVHILKEVLPRRRPYVKIEKTKTHENPLQDPSFPSGHTTAFLSVVTPYILFVPILSFILIPIAVLVGISRIYLGLHYPSDVLAGAFLGTLTGVITFCILCI, from the coding sequence ATGACTAGAGAACTACTGGAATTCTTTTATGGCTTTGATTGTCGAGTGCTGCAGAAGGTGAATCACCATTTCGATAAAAAGCTATTAAATCTCTTTTTTCGCTTGGTCACACGTTTAGGAGGAGCAGATCTTACAATCTCTTTGACGTTGATTCTCATGCTTTTATCATCAGGGGAGGCTAAACTAACGGCCATCAGCAGTGCACTTGCATTATCTGCGAGTCATATACCTGTCCATATTTTGAAAGAGGTGCTTCCTCGGAGAAGGCCCTATGTAAAAATTGAAAAAACAAAAACTCATGAAAATCCATTACAAGACCCTTCTTTTCCTTCAGGGCATACAACAGCTTTTTTATCCGTTGTAACACCCTACATCTTATTTGTACCCATCCTATCCTTTATCTTAATCCCAATTGCAGTCCTTGTGGGCATATCAAGAATATACCTCGGTCTGCACTACCCATCAGACGTCCTAGCAGGTGCCTTCCTCGGAACACTAACTGGAGTTATCACCTTTTGCATTTTATGTATCTGA
- a CDS encoding sigma 54-interacting transcriptional regulator yields the protein MYQGFENIPYNWHEQIINLLAERIVVVDREGIILYINEAYCEFLGTTVEDAINRPVEEVIENTRMHIVANTGQKELASLHPINGSEMIANRYPLIVDGERVGALGTVMFRTPEEWRMYKTKIQRLVEELKYYKTKVEKELKSKYQFSDLIGNSQAFLAAKKLAERISESNSSVLLIGESGTGKELFAHAIHNNSMRESLPFVAINCASIPEHLLESELFGYEEGAFTGAKKGGKKGQFEIANNGTLFLDEIGDMPLSMQSKLLRVLQEKEVQRVGAQKSIPVDVRIIAATHRDLEKLVEEGKFRQDLYYRLNVIKIEIPPLRKRKEDIPQISISLLKKLERRFYRKGIEFSAEVKERLMQHSWPGNIRELENVLERTINVLDGKTIELVHLPLYLRELEPESPSEIESRTESSHSLEEILLPVVPLKETLAQAEKKAILNALNVTNGNKQEAAKLLEIGKTSFYEKCKTYEIK from the coding sequence ATGTACCAAGGATTTGAGAATATCCCCTATAATTGGCATGAGCAAATTATTAATCTATTAGCGGAACGAATTGTAGTGGTGGATCGAGAGGGTATTATTCTTTATATTAATGAGGCTTATTGCGAGTTTTTGGGGACGACAGTAGAGGATGCCATTAACCGGCCTGTGGAAGAGGTAATTGAAAATACCCGCATGCATATCGTTGCCAATACAGGACAAAAAGAGCTTGCTTCGTTGCACCCCATCAATGGTAGTGAAATGATTGCTAACCGGTACCCTCTCATTGTGGATGGAGAAAGGGTCGGAGCCTTGGGAACCGTCATGTTCCGTACACCAGAGGAATGGCGGATGTATAAAACGAAAATACAAAGGCTTGTAGAAGAACTGAAATATTATAAAACAAAAGTTGAAAAAGAATTGAAAAGTAAGTACCAATTCTCCGATTTAATTGGGAATAGCCAGGCTTTCTTAGCAGCGAAAAAACTTGCAGAAAGAATATCTGAGAGCAACTCATCAGTCTTATTGATCGGTGAATCTGGGACGGGTAAAGAGTTATTTGCCCACGCCATACATAATAATAGTATGCGAGAATCATTGCCTTTTGTGGCCATCAACTGCGCATCGATTCCTGAACATTTACTAGAATCGGAGCTGTTTGGGTATGAAGAAGGTGCCTTTACGGGAGCAAAAAAAGGGGGGAAGAAGGGGCAATTTGAAATAGCAAATAATGGTACCCTTTTTCTCGATGAAATTGGGGACATGCCCCTCTCGATGCAAAGCAAGCTTTTGCGAGTCTTACAGGAAAAAGAGGTGCAAAGGGTCGGAGCTCAAAAGTCCATTCCTGTTGATGTTCGAATCATCGCGGCAACCCATCGGGATTTAGAGAAGCTGGTGGAGGAAGGGAAGTTTCGTCAGGACTTATATTACCGATTGAATGTCATAAAAATTGAAATTCCTCCTCTTAGAAAAAGAAAAGAGGATATCCCACAAATCTCTATCAGTTTATTGAAAAAACTGGAGAGGAGATTTTATCGTAAAGGGATAGAGTTCTCAGCTGAGGTAAAAGAAAGATTGATGCAGCATTCCTGGCCGGGAAACATTCGAGAGCTTGAGAATGTGTTGGAGCGAACGATCAATGTTCTAGATGGGAAAACCATTGAATTGGTTCACCTGCCATTATATTTGCGTGAATTGGAACCGGAGAGCCCCTCTGAGATCGAGAGCCGTACGGAAAGCAGTCATTCTTTGGAGGAGATACTCTTACCGGTTGTTCCATTAAAAGAAACACTGGCTCAGGCAGAAAAGAAGGCCATTCTAAATGCGCTCAACGTAACCAACGGAAATAAGCAAGAAGCAGCCAAACTCCTGGAAATAGGGAAAACCAGCTTCTACGAAAAATGCAAAACATATGAGATCAAATAG